AACGGCGGCGATCACGCGGGTGTCAAGCGGGGCCCCTGGCGTTACGAGATCCTCGGGGATCAGTGCGATCACCGTCATCATCCCGGTATAGAACGCTTGCTGATGGACTCGCTGAATGCCTCCCGGGGAGGTCCAGAACAGGATGTCGCCGGGCTGCGCGATCTCCCCCGCCGGCAGGCGCGTACAGCGGTCCAGCTGGACGTCGAGTGTTCTACCGATATCCGTGCCCGTGGCGGCATACACGACGCGGCGGGTGAATCCGGCACGGTCGAACCCCCCGTTGGTGGGTCCGTCCAGGTCGCCGCCGCCGAAGACGTACGGGAGCCCGAGATAGCTGTATGCGATCTCGACAGCGTGTTCTGGGGCCGAGTTGTCGGGGACTGAGGACATATGTCGACTATATCCGACATTCCCGAATGTCGTCTATAGTAGACATCGCGCCGCGCAGCGCGCACCAGCCAGAGCAGGAAGCACCCCACCGCCATGAGCCACTCCCCCTCACCTCGCCAGCGTCCTGCGCCTCCGCGCCGGACGCGCCCATGGAAGGTGCACTTTCACTTCGACGGCACGAAGGCGTTCAGCGACGACGAATCCCTGGCGGGCCTCTATGTTGTCGACACGTCGCGTCCGATCGTCGGAACGTCTTCCCATCGCGACGACGGGGCAGCCGATGCCGCCGCACGCCGGGTCTCACGAAACGGAGGTACCGCTCGGATCACGCTGCGCGACAGCATCACTAGCGATGAAACCGAGATCCGCACCTACGCGCCCTACGAGGTGGCGCTGCAGGATCTAGTCGAAAGCGAGTCACGATGATCGAGCATGGTCCCGAAGACGCGGCGGGCGATTTCGAGGCGAGCACGCCGGCACCTGTGGTCCGGCATCTGCCTTCGACCATCAAGCAGCTCGGCGATCCGCGGAAGGACGCCGGCTTCACGCTGTTGCCGGCGCCGCCAGGTGTGTGTTCGCAGTGTGCACGCGATCACGAGCCGGACGAACCGCACGACGCCCAGTCCCTGCACTACCAGTACACCTTCTATGCCGAGCATGACCGGTGGCCGACCTGGGATGACGCCTTGGCGCATTGCAGTGAGGACGTGCAGGCAGTGTGGCGTCGCGCTCTGGCAGAGCGCGGCATCCGCTTCTGATCATTCGGCAACTGCCGCTGCGTTCTGTTCATGCCAGCCGTGGTTGTAGGCGCGCAGGAGATGGGTCTTGCTACCGACTGGTGCATCAATGCATGCGGCGAGAAGAGTCGCGTTTGCAAAGGGGCTGTTGGGTTTTCCGGCCTTTGCGTCGTCTCGTCCGGCCTGTAGCGCGGCGGAGGTGTCCAGCGTGGTGAATCCTCTCTCGTGGGGGCCGGGATCTGGGGTGAATTATGTTGGCGGGTCTTCTTGCTTGCCGTCCGGAAAGAGTGGCTGGGCGACCTGGGTCGGCTGTTGCTGCATCTGCTGTGCCACCTGTACAGGTTCTTGGTCGAGCGCTTGAGTGATCTGGGTCGCCCGTTGCTCCATCTGCTGGGTCATCTGCGTGAACCGCTGAGGCTGACCATGCGGGTCGTTGTTGTCGTCCGGCATCGTATTTCCTTCCCTGGGTGTGCTTTTCGTAGATACGGGGAGCTACGGGCTCCACACCGCGGCCAGGAAGGTCTGACCGGTAGCGAGGAGAACCAGGACAAGCGTGGCGGCGGCTGCCTTCCAGATCGACCAGTCGAGTTCAGTCCGGTAGATCCACACGAGGGGGATCCCGACGACGATCAGGGCGATACGCAGAACTGCGATGGCGTACGTCCTCCACCTCGGTCTACCTGCCGCCGTCTGGCCTGTGTCACGTTCGTCCATCGGCTCGGCCAGCCGATTGAGTGAGCTCGTGTTGCGCGTTAGAGCATCGGCGCGGCTGTTGGCCCGGGTTTGCATGGTGTAGTCGACACCGGGGGCGCTCTGGCGGTCATCGCTCACTTGAAACCTCCGTCTATCGCCGATGTCGCGGGCATGGGACTGATGGTGCGGCGCGCGCGCTCGGGTTTCAACAGGACTTGCGGGATTGCCGGGAGGTGCGGCTTTTCTCCACACGCAGGATTTCGGCCGGTTCGATCTTGAAGTGGTTGGCGAGGGCGTAGAGGGTGCTCAGTGTGATGTTCTTGCGGCCGGATTCAATTTCGGTGAGGTAGGTGCGTGTGAGGCCGACGCTTTTGGCGGTTTGTTCTTGGGTCTCGCCGGCGGCGTGGCGGAGTGCGCGCAGCCTTTCGCCCAGCTTCTGGAGGTCGGGGGCGTCTATCGGCACGGTGTCTACTATAGACGACCATTGCCGTGTCGCTTATAGTCGACATATGTCCCGAGGTGCCGATACCGCGACCAGGATCCCCGAAGCACGCCTGATCGAACTGAGACGCGACGGCAAGAGCCGCGACCACGGCTTCGTCGACCCGCACATGCTGCGCAGGTGCACCGATGCGCTCGACCGCCGCGGCGAAACGTGGGCGGCCGCGGTCCTCGGCCGCGATATCTCCCGCCGCAGCCTTGGCGTTCCTCACCGCCCATACCTCTACGTCGGCGAGCCGCACGCGCTTGTTGCTGCCGACACCGAGGAGGATCTGCTCACCCTTGCCGACCTCGACCCGGACAGCGCCGGCGGGTGACGACGGTGAAGATCACTGACCGCAACCTGGTGCAGGCCGGCGATCGGGTGACGTGGGGCGCTCTCGGGTACGTGCACGAGGGTATCGCCCGTAGCGATCCAGACCATTGGGACGGCCAGCTCGCCGTCAACGGCGGAATCGACTGGTGGGCAAACTTTTTGTGGGCTGAGCGGGACTGATCGTGGTCCACAATTGTCTTGCCTTGCGTTCAAGCACTTTTCCGTGCCGACGATGTGAAAGGCCCCGACCTTGTGGTCGGGGCCGGAAGGTGCCTAGCTCCGCAATCGGCGAAGATCAGCGCCTACCAATGAGCATAGCGTCCCAGCAGCGTTATCGTCTGTTCCCCAAGGAGATTCCAGGTGACTGCGGTTAGACAAGTTCAGGTTCACCACGCCAGCCGTGCGATCACACGGCGCTTGGGCCGCCCTTATGCACCGGCGATCATCGCGGTAGTACGCGACGGCACACACTCAGCTCAGGGTCGGTCATTCTGCACGTCAACTCGGGTGGCAATGCCCTAGCGGCAGAGCGTGAGCTGCGGTTTCGCGGATATCAGGTGGGCCACACCGAGTACGACCCTTTCGCGGACGGCCATTACGGAGTTCAGCTGCGGGTAAGCCCGAGCGTTCCGCCCGCTGCGCAGCCGACCGCCATCGCTGGTTAGGACTAGGGCGCGGCGATCCAGACCAGCGGGTAGTAGCCGTCCTGATCCTTGATTGGCGATACGCCGACAATGAGGCCACAACTCGGCCCCAACGCCGGGTCGTCAGCGAGCACGATGTTCAAATATCCGGCCTGCCTTTCCGCGCTCGCGCGCTTGACATAGCCGAAACCGCCGCCGACCGGGTCGCCCAGCCGAGGCGGATTCAATGGAGGCGGTACCGCCACCGTCAATCTCCTTATCTCTTAGGGTCATTGGCGGACTTAGTCCGGTGGTAGGGCGACGTCGAAGCCCGCGGGCGTCCGATACACGCGTCCCGGCTCGAACGTGAATTGGGTGTAGGCCGGCACTCGACGATACGTCCACCGTCGCCCCTGGTGGACGACATCGATGTACGAGTTGCCGTCGATGTCACGACGTGTCACATTCGTTTCCTCGTAGTTCCACCATGAGAATCCCGCGAGCGGCGGGGGCGGACCGGCGGGCAGTGTCTGGGGAAAGTCACGGAACTCGCCGTAGCGGCATCTGTAGCGGCCGATCGCCGGATCCACCGTCCGGTAGTTCGGCGGGTCCACGATGACCACCTCGATCGCCGAGTCGTCACATTTCGGCGATTCACATCGGCAGGCGCACCGTGTGCACTCGATCAGCTGCTTGGACGAAAGTTTCACTACTGTCATCTATCGCGTCCTACGTGCCGGCGTGTCCGCGTCGTTGCCGACGGCGGCGGGTGAGGTCTACCGCGCCTTCCACACCATCGAGGTAGCCGTCGAACTCTGCTCGGTGTGCCTCCACGAGTGCGGCGATCGCGCGCAGTTCGTTGTTGGCTCGCATGGCCTCGGGGTCGGTCGGTGCGGCGTCGTGGCCGCTGTAGCCACGCACCCGGGTGAGTTCCCGGACAAGGACTGCGGCCGGGTTTGTGCGCCACCGGCTGGTATGCCGGGCGGTGGTCCAGCAGGTCATGCACACAGTGAAGGCGGTGCGTTGCTGGCCGTGGATCCGGATCCGTTCGTGGAGATCGTCGGGTGAGATGACGCTGGCGACGTCGACGGCCAGGCGTCCGCATTCGGTGTAGCGGGCGTACGGACGCCAGGGCACGACGTCGCGGGCGACATGATCTCGACGCTCCTGCATGAACTGCTCGGCCATCGCGTTGTCCCCTATCGTTCGTGGGCTGGTGGTTACGCCGCCCAGCCGTGTGTGGTGTTGGCCAGCTGAGCCACCGGTTTCTGCAGGAGCCGTCCTAGGCGATGCCATGCAATTGCAGAGAGCGTCAGGCCGGCAGCTGCGGCCGCCAACGATGCAGGCAGCGCAGCGGCGGCAGCGGCGGCTCGTCGTCGCGCGTCACGGTGTCGGAGTTCCGTGACGAATTCCTGGTAGGCGGCGTCGAGGGGAAGGCTCGTGAAGAGTTCGGCGGAGGGGACGTCGACGGTGTATCCAAGCTGCCGATGTAGCACGGCAAGCCGTTCGCCTTGGCGCAGCACACGGAATAGGGACACGGGGTCGAGTCGCGAGGGTCCGCCGGAGGCGGGCCGTACCGTCGTCAGGGTGGACGAGCCCTCGCCGAGGGCGCGCACGCCTACGTGATCTGGTACCGCATCGAGCACCCGGGCGGCTTTGGTTTGGGATGTCACTACGTGGACGTATTCGAAACATCGTGAGTAACTGAGCACTTGGAGGTCCAGGCGCGCGAAGCTGTCCAGGTCGGTTTTGATTT
This Mycobacterium sp. HUMS_12744610 DNA region includes the following protein-coding sequences:
- a CDS encoding C40 family peptidase; amino-acid sequence: MSSVPDNSAPEHAVEIAYSYLGLPYVFGGGDLDGPTNGGFDRAGFTRRVVYAATGTDIGRTLDVQLDRCTRLPAGEIAQPGDILFWTSPGGIQRVHQQAFYTGMMTVIALIPEDLVTPGAPLDTRVIAAVMGTVFHEQTVETDIITAKPPAGPDQPELIIARPPYSVTESA
- a CDS encoding helix-turn-helix domain-containing protein; this encodes MPIDAPDLQKLGERLRALRHAAGETQEQTAKSVGLTRTYLTEIESGRKNITLSTLYALANHFKIEPAEILRVEKSRTSRQSRKSC
- a CDS encoding sce7726 family protein encodes the protein MTATARELAAAFSTRVVRELSKPYPAVWARERIVPVAELVDGDVPLSLAFEAAHEQLASNYRCEYVYKSAVINQAMATEPPAHAMTGVPVFLSIADVVVAGEAASAFEIKTDLDSFARLDLQVLSYSRCFEYVHVVTSQTKAARVLDAVPDHVGVRALGEGSSTLTTVRPASGGPSRLDPVSLFRVLRQGERLAVLHRQLGYTVDVPSAELFTSLPLDAAYQEFVTELRHRDARRRAAAAAAALPASLAAAAAGLTLSAIAWHRLGRLLQKPVAQLANTTHGWAA